In Daucus carota subsp. sativus chromosome 4, DH1 v3.0, whole genome shotgun sequence, one DNA window encodes the following:
- the LOC108217493 gene encoding receptor-like protein 46, producing MAKPLSLIMLIVPSIFMVMLMQCSSCPAYQKQSLLQFKSSLLTTLFNSSYSPSDILILHLESWNSTSDCCKWDRVVCGLRSRDITALHLDFLFLMPLQDPIEVNARILDPVFRIRSLTLLDISDNSIQGGISGKGLANLTKLVDLNMAGNSFNGSIPAELFSLKFLQLLDLSRNSLEGGLRIEVGKLEDLRTLNLDENFLEGNIPVQIGNLTKLQQLSIRQNKFSGGIPDSILNLKRLEVIDLRNNQLVLQIPSEIGTLSYISTLALSKNSFTGAIPRSIFNLSKLETLRLDDNKLSGEIPTWLFEMWRIKNLGLGGNNMNWNNNARIVPKFRLSQLFLRSCKIAGEIPEWISTQKNINLLELSDNQLTGRFPIWLAEMEVESILLSDNMLNGSIPSHLFQSLSLSFLDLSRNNFSGKLPENIGDANQILFLMLSGNHFSGPIPKSIAKMRRLFLLDLSRNRFSGNTFPVFDPDDILTYVDLSSNELSGEIPVSFCKETKILALQENKFSGNLPRNLTHMNQLEQLYLHDNNITGKFPKFLSQISTLQVLTLRNNSLHGSLPSNSFSNKSCLRILDLSNNNLVGSIPSELGNLNGMTEVHFTPSLLTVFSTSSIELNDLFVNWKTENHLIVNWKKVIQDLSGHSFDIYSLLDLSKNKLSGDIPASLGNLKELKQLNISNNRIAGNIPQSFGDLESIETLDLSNNIISGVIPESFGKLTQLSVLDVSNNKLCGIIPRGRQMDTMNVLSYFANNSGLCGMQIGVTCSRDEPTPETREQDDTSGLDTWFLWAGIWIGFPLGFILSVFVIFVSGYFYLPPTPKYYSIQYRHRV from the coding sequence ATGGCCAAGCCACTAAGCCTGATCATGTTAATTGTGCCTTCCATATTCATGGTTATGCTCATGCAATGCTCATCTTGTCCTGCTTATCAGAAACAATCACTTCTCCAGTTCAAATCCTCTCTACTCACCACTCTCTTCAATTCCTCATACTCACCATCTGATATATTGATTCTTCACCTAGAGTCATGGAACTCCACTTCTGATTGTTGTAAATGGGATAGAGTTGTTTGTGGCTTGCGTTCTCGTGACATAACAGCTCTACACCTGGACTTTCTGTTCCTCATGCCTCTTCAAGACCCCATTGAAGTGAATGCAAGAATCTTGGACCCTGTTTTTCGCATCAGATCCTTAACGCTTCTTGATATCTCCGACAATAGTATACAAGGAGGAATTTCAGGCAAAGGGTTGGCAAATCTCACTAAACTAGTTGACCTCAACATGGCAGGGAATAGTTTCAATGGCTCAATTCCAGCAGAACTTTTTTCCTTGAAGTTTCTGCAACTTCTTGATTTGAGTAGAAATTCACTAGAAGGTGGTTTAcgtattgaagttggaaagctTGAAGATTTAAGGACGTTGAACTTGGATGAGAATTTTCTTGAAGGAAATATTCCTGTACAGATTGGAAATCTGACAAAGCTGCAACAGCTTTCTATTCGCCAGAACAAATTTTCTGGGGGAATCCCAGATTCAATTCTGAATTTGAAGCGACTGGAAGTAATAGATTTGAGGAATAATCAATTAGTGCTGCAAATTCCTAGTGAGATTGGAACTTTGTCCTACATATCTACTTTGGCATTGAGCAAGAACAGTTTCACTGGTGCCATACCGCGTTCTATATTCAACTTGAGCAAACTAGAAACCCTTCGGCTAGATGATAACAAGCTTTCTGGAGAAATTCCTACCTGGTTATTTGAAATGTGGAGGATTAAGAATTTGGGTCTTGGAGGAAATAACATGAATTGGAATAATAATGCCAGAATTGTTCCTAAGTTTAGGCTTTCTCAACTCTTTCTCAGATCATGTAAAATAGCTGGAGAAATTCCAGAATGGATTTCCACTCAAAAGAATATCAATCTGCTTGAACTGAGTGACAATCAGCTCACAGGAAGATTCCCAATTTGGCTTGCTGAGATGGAAGTTGAGAGTATACTGCTGTCGGATAATATGCTTAATGGTTCTATCCCATCTCACCTCTTTCAATCTCTAAgtttatcatttttggatctgtCAAGAAACAATTTTTCAGGGAAGCTGCCTGAAAATATAGGTGATGCAAATCAGATCCTTTTTCTTATGCTTTCTGGGAACCATTTTTCGGGACCCATTCCGAAATCTATTGCAAAAATGCGTCGACTCTTTCTACTGGACTTGTCAAGAAACAGATTCTCTGGCAATACATTCCCAGTATTTGACCCTGATGACATACTTACTTAtgttgatctttcatctaatgAACTATCGGGTGAAATACCCGTTTCATTTTGTAAAGAAACAAAAATTCTTGCACTTCAGGAAAACAAGTTCTCTGGAAATTTGCCAAGGAACCTGACACATATGAATCAGCTTGAACAGCTTTATCTCCATGACAACAACATTACTGGTAAATTCCCCAAATTTCTTTCCCAAATATCGACCCTTCAAGTACTGACTCTGCGTAACAACTCTCTACATGGTTCACTACCATCCAACTCATTTTCCAACAAAAGTTGCCTCAGAATTCTTGATCTCTCAAACAACAATCTTGTTGGGAGTATACCCTCAGAGTTGGGCAATCTGAACGGAATGACTGAAGTTCATTTTACACCTTCACTATTAACTGTTTTTTCCACATCCTCAATCGAGCTCAATGACTTATTTGTGAACTGGAAGACGGAAAATCACTTAATAGTGAACTGGAAGAAGGTAATTCAAGACCTCTCAGGTCATAGCTTTGATATCTATTCTTTGTTGGACTTGTCAAAGAACAAGCTTTCTGGTGATATTCCGGCTTCCTTGGGAAATCTAAAGGAACTGAAGCAACTTAACATCTCCAACAACAGAATCGCGGGAAATATACCACAAAGCTTTGGAGACTTGGAGAGTATAGAGACATTGGACTTATCAAACAACATCATCTCTGGTGTGATTCCAGAATCATTTGGGAAGCTAACTCAACTATCTGTACTAGATGTGAGTAACAACAAACTATGTGGTATAATCCCGCGAGGCCGACAAATGGACACAATGAATGTTCTGAGCTATTTTGCAAACAACAGTGGCTTATGTGGGATGCAAATTGGGGTGACATGTTCAAGAGATGAGCCAACACCGGAAACAAGAGAACAGGATGATACTAGTGGACTTGATACATGGTTCTTGTGGGCAGGAATTTGGATTGGATTCCCACTTGGTTTCATTCTATCAGTTTTCGTGATATTTGTTAGCGGGTACTTTTATCTACCACCCACACCAAAGTACTACTCAATTCAGTATAGGCACAGAGTATAG
- the LOC108218794 gene encoding uncharacterized protein LOC108218794 has product MDLNAQPRAESSVEIYRRERQERIERLKRQKSHETTETPNNQANNQQKQHKIDHDYIVNVQQLQLPPGWLDCPGAGGEISRLIPSKVPLGENFNDSIVPGKRYSCRQVIRQQNVLGRKIGMVIDLTNTSRYYSVSDWKNEGIRHVKIACKGRDSVPDSGAVNRFVYEVSRFREREGRKYVLVHCTHGHNRTGFMIVHYVMRAMCVSVTQAIRMFAEARPPGIYKAEYIEALYEFYHEGKPGGVVCPVTPEWKRSNELDDEEEDGASGSSGQEKHEAEIVSMTNDDILGDGIPSAQQEAMRQFCYQSLKMGTAGVRGHSQFPGSHPVSLNSGNLELLKQHKYYATWKADGTRYMMLITKDGCYLIDRKFNFRRVQMRFPCRATSQGLPAHNTHHFTLLDGEMIIDTLPDSHKKERRYLIYDMMAVNQISITERPFCERWNMIEKEVIQPRNQERYNICGSRNPCYNYDLEPFRVRRKDFWFLSSVPKVLKEFIPKLPHDADGLIFQRWDECYVPRTCEQLLKWKYVTMNSVDFLFEMVNTRQLLFLYERGKKKLMEGNKIAFKGDTDPSLYSGRIVECTLAVEEEEEKVWTLMRIRPDKSTPNDINTYQKVMRSIKDNITEEVLLDHINETLRLPMYAIDR; this is encoded by the coding sequence ATGGATTTAAATGCCCAGCCCCGCGCTGAGTCTTCTGTTGAGATTTACCGCAGGGAGCGCCAAGAACGAATCGAACGACTCAAAAGACAAAAATCTCACGAAACAACTGAGACACCAAATAATCAGGCAAATAATCAACAAAAACAACATAAAATTGATCATGATTATATCGTAAATGTGCAACAGCTTCAGCTTCCTCCGGGCTGGTTGGACTGCCCGGGGGCAGGGGGAGAAATTAGTCGGCTAATTCCTTCGAAAGTCCCGCTCGGGGAGAACTTTAATGACTCAATTGTGCCTGGAAAGAGGTACTCTTGCAGGCAGGTGATCCGTCAACAGAATGTGCTGGGGAGGAAGATTGGGATGGTGATTGATCTTACGAACACGAGTAGGTATTATTCGGTTAGTGACTGGAAGAATGAGGGGATTAGGCATGTTAAGATAGCGTGCAAGGGGCGTGATTCGGTGCCTGATAGTGGTGCTGTGAACCGGTTTGTTTATGAGGTTTCGCGGTTtagggagagagaggggaggaAGTATGTGCTTGTGCATTGTACTCATGGGCATAACAGGACGGGGTTTATGATTGTGCATTATGTGATGAGGGCGATGTGTGTGTCGGTGACTCAGGCGATCAGGATGTTTGCTGAGGCACGTCCGCCTGGAATTTATAAAGCGGAGTATATTGAGGCTTTGTATGAGTTTTATCATGAGGGGAAGCCTGGTGGAGTTGTTTGTCCTGTGACTCCGGAGTGGAAAAGGTCTAATGAATTGGATGACGAGGAGGAGGATGGAGCTTCTGGTTCTTCGGGACAGGAGAAACATGAGGCGGAGATTGTATCAATGACAAATGATGACATTTTGGGAGATGGTATCCCTTCTGCTCAGCAAGAAGCAATGAGACAGTTCTGCTATCAATCACTAAAGATGGGAACTGCAGGAGTACGAGGCCACTCACAGTTTCCGGGATCACATCCAGTTTCACTGAACAGTGGCAACTTGGAACTGTTAAAGCAGCACAAATATTATGCCACTTGGAAAGCTGATGGAACGCGGTATATGATGCTGATTACCAAGGATGGATGTTACCTAATTGACAGGAAATTCAATTTTCGACGGGTTCAGATGAGGTTTCCTTGCAGAGCTACTAGTCAAGGTTTACCGGCACATAACACTCACCACTTTACACTACTGGATGGGGAGATGATAATTGATACTTTGCCAGACTCACATAAGAAGGAAAGAAGATACTTGATATATGATATGATGGCAGTCAATCAAATCTCCATTACAGAGCGACCTTTTTGTGAACGTTGGAACATGATTGAGAAAGAAGTTATTCAACCAAGGAACCAGGAGCGTTATAACATATGTGGGAGTAGAAATCCTTGCTACAACTATGACTTGGAACCATTCAGGGTCAGAAGGAAGGACTTCTGGTTTCTTTCAAGCGTTCCCAAAGTTCTGAAGGAATTTATCCCCAAGCTTCCACATGATGCAGATGGCCTTATTTTCCAGCGCTGGGATGAATGTTATGTCCCTCGTACATGTGAACAGCTCCTGAAGTGGAAATATGTGACAATGAACTCGGTGGACTTCTTGTTTGAGATGGTTAATACGCGCCAGCTACTATTTCTCTATGAGCGGGGAAAGAAAAAGCTTATGGAAGGGAACAAGATTGCTTTCAAGGGCGATACTGATCCGTCCTTGTACTCTGGGAGGATTGTTGAGTGTACCTTGGCAGTcgaggaagaagaagagaaagtaTGGACCTTGATGCGGATCAGGCCAGACAAGTCGACCCCAAATGATATCAACACCTATCAAAAGGTTATGAGAAGTATCAAGGACAACATCACTGAGGAGGTTCTGTTAGATCACATAAATGAGACTCTCCGTCTGCCAATGTATGCTATTGATCGATAG